One Thioclava electrotropha DNA segment encodes these proteins:
- the ybgC gene encoding tol-pal system-associated acyl-CoA thioesterase, whose product MAHEFPIRVYYEDTDLAGIVYYANYLKFIERGRSEFVRALGVDQVALKADHGVVFAVRRVEADYLRPAKFDDELVVTTDLVAETGARFVMEQTVQRDGEVLFTAQVTIVCLNEAGAAQRLPADIRRKLAPKLH is encoded by the coding sequence ATGGCGCATGAGTTTCCGATCCGTGTCTATTACGAGGACACCGATCTCGCGGGGATCGTCTATTACGCCAATTACCTGAAGTTCATCGAGCGCGGGCGGTCCGAATTCGTCCGCGCGCTGGGCGTGGATCAGGTCGCGCTGAAGGCCGATCACGGGGTGGTCTTCGCGGTGCGCCGGGTCGAGGCCGATTATCTGCGCCCCGCGAAATTCGACGACGAGCTGGTGGTCACGACCGATCTGGTGGCCGAAACGGGCGCGCGTTTCGTGATGGAGCAGACCGTGCAGCGCGACGGCGAGGTGCTGTTCACCGCGCAGGTCACCATCGTCTGTCTCAACGAAGCGGGGGCGGCTCAGCGGCTTCCCGCCGATATTCGCCGGAAACTGGCCCCGAAACTGCACTGA
- the tolQ gene encoding protein TolQ, which produces MDQSSLAMAQEIDFSLLALFLRASLTVKLVMIILVVASFWSWAIIIRKFIAYRAARSEAEAFDRAFWSGEPLDELFDQIGPAPEGASQKIFAAGMLEWRRSHRQDGALITGAQARIERSMDVAIQKATENLNYGLNFLATVGSISPFVGLFGTVWGIKVAFEEIAISQNTSLAVVAPGISEALVATALGLLAAIPAVIFYNKLSSDADRIAGNYEAFADEFSTILSRQLDS; this is translated from the coding sequence ATGGACCAATCTTCGCTTGCGATGGCGCAGGAGATCGACTTCTCCCTGCTTGCGCTCTTTCTGCGCGCATCGCTGACCGTCAAACTCGTGATGATCATCCTCGTGGTGGCCAGCTTCTGGTCCTGGGCGATCATCATCCGCAAATTCATCGCCTATCGCGCGGCGCGCTCCGAGGCGGAAGCCTTCGACCGGGCCTTCTGGTCGGGAGAGCCGCTCGATGAGCTGTTCGACCAGATCGGCCCTGCGCCCGAGGGCGCGAGCCAGAAGATCTTCGCCGCCGGCATGCTGGAATGGCGTCGGTCGCATCGTCAGGACGGCGCGCTGATCACCGGCGCGCAGGCGCGGATCGAACGCTCGATGGATGTCGCGATCCAGAAAGCCACCGAGAACCTCAATTACGGGCTGAATTTCCTGGCGACCGTGGGCTCGATCTCGCCCTTCGTGGGGCTGTTCGGCACGGTCTGGGGGATCAAGGTCGCCTTCGAGGAGATCGCGATCTCGCAGAACACCTCGCTCGCCGTCGTGGCGCCCGGCATCTCGGAAGCGCTCGTCGCGACCGCGCTGGGCCTGCTCGCGGCGATCCCGGCGGTGATCTTTTACAACAAGCTGTCGTCCGATGCCGATCGCATCGCGGGCAACTATGAGGCCTTCGCGGACGAGTTCTCGACCATCCTGTCGCGCCAGTTGGATAGCTGA
- the tolR gene encoding protein TolR, with amino-acid sequence MGAGVAKRGSGGSRRRRSGRGRHAAMSEINVTPMVDVMLVLLVIFMVAAPMMTVGVPLELPKTAAKAVPTEQETPLTISLQADGKVSLMNSEVPQDQLIDRLKAISAERNSNKVFLRADGKISYSQVVQVMGALNGAGFSNITLVTDTGGPQLTAPAGN; translated from the coding sequence ATGGGCGCGGGTGTTGCAAAACGCGGATCGGGCGGATCGCGGCGCCGCAGGAGCGGGCGCGGGCGTCACGCCGCGATGAGCGAGATCAACGTCACGCCGATGGTCGACGTGATGCTGGTGCTCTTGGTGATCTTCATGGTTGCCGCGCCGATGATGACGGTGGGCGTGCCGCTGGAACTGCCGAAAACCGCAGCCAAGGCCGTGCCGACCGAGCAGGAAACGCCGCTGACGATCTCGCTTCAGGCGGACGGGAAGGTCTCGCTGATGAACTCGGAAGTGCCGCAGGATCAGCTGATCGACCGTCTCAAGGCGATCTCGGCCGAGCGTAACAGCAACAAGGTGTTCCTGCGCGCGGATGGCAAGATTTCCTATTCTCAGGTGGTGCAGGTGATGGGCGCGCTCAACGGCGCGGGGTTCTCGAACATCACGCTCGTCACCGATACCGGAGGGCCGCAATTGACGGCGCCTGCGGGGAACTGA
- the tolB gene encoding Tol-Pal system beta propeller repeat protein TolB: MMRFVLSLLAAVMLAPIAATAQDSEPLHIEITDGVIEPMPFAIAGFIPESSEAADMASQITQVISSDLTGTGLFREIPKSAYIQNVSSFDTPVKYSDWQAINAQALVVGSVGMQGGKVVVKFRLFDVFSGQQMGDGQQLAASPASWRRLAHKVSDVIYSRITGEGPYFDSRVVFVSESGPKDNRQKRLAVMDYDGANVTYLTDASTIVLAPRFSRDGTKVLFTTFETGFPRIKMLDVATASARLLPEVPGTMTFAPRFSPDGTKIVYSMEQNGNTDLWMMNISSGQTQRLTTSPAIETSPSFSPDGSRIVFESDRSGTQQLYIMPASGGDATRISFGDGRYSTPVWSPRGDMIAFTKQNQGRFHIGVMRTDGSEERLLTSSFLDEGPTWSPNGRVIMFTRESPGAQGSASLYSVDISGRNLKKVSTPGAASDPAWSPLLP, translated from the coding sequence ATGATGCGTTTCGTTCTCAGTTTGCTGGCGGCTGTGATGCTGGCACCCATCGCCGCAACCGCGCAGGATTCCGAACCGCTGCATATCGAGATCACCGATGGCGTGATCGAGCCGATGCCGTTCGCGATCGCGGGGTTCATCCCCGAAAGTTCCGAGGCCGCCGATATGGCGAGCCAGATCACGCAGGTGATCTCGAGCGACCTGACGGGAACGGGCCTGTTCCGCGAAATCCCGAAATCCGCCTATATCCAGAACGTGTCGAGCTTCGATACGCCGGTGAAATATTCCGACTGGCAGGCGATCAACGCGCAGGCGCTGGTCGTGGGTTCGGTGGGGATGCAGGGCGGCAAGGTGGTTGTGAAGTTCCGCCTCTTCGACGTGTTCTCCGGTCAGCAGATGGGCGACGGGCAGCAGCTTGCAGCCTCGCCGGCAAGCTGGCGGCGTCTGGCACACAAGGTCTCGGACGTGATCTATTCGCGCATCACGGGCGAGGGGCCCTATTTCGACAGCCGTGTGGTCTTCGTCTCGGAAAGCGGGCCGAAGGACAATCGCCAGAAGCGGCTCGCCGTGATGGATTACGACGGCGCGAACGTGACCTATCTCACCGATGCCTCGACCATCGTGCTCGCCCCGCGCTTCTCGCGTGACGGGACGAAGGTGCTGTTCACCACCTTCGAGACCGGCTTCCCGCGCATCAAGATGCTCGACGTGGCCACCGCCTCGGCGCGGCTTCTGCCGGAAGTGCCCGGCACGATGACCTTCGCGCCGCGCTTCTCGCCCGATGGCACGAAGATCGTCTATTCGATGGAGCAGAACGGTAATACCGATCTGTGGATGATGAATATCAGCTCGGGCCAGACCCAGCGCCTGACGACCTCGCCTGCGATCGAAACTTCGCCCAGCTTCTCGCCCGACGGCTCGCGGATCGTGTTCGAATCCGACCGCTCGGGCACGCAGCAGCTCTACATCATGCCCGCGAGCGGCGGTGACGCGACGCGGATCAGCTTCGGCGACGGGCGCTATTCGACCCCCGTGTGGTCGCCGCGCGGCGACATGATCGCCTTCACCAAGCAAAATCAGGGCCGTTTCCATATCGGCGTGATGCGCACCGACGGCTCGGAAGAGCGTCTGCTGACCTCGTCCTTCCTCGACGAGGGTCCGACCTGGTCGCCCAATGGCCGCGTGATCATGTTCACCCGGGAGAGCCCCGGCGCCCAAGGGTCGGCCTCGCTCTATTCGGTCGATATCTCCGGGCGCAACCTGAAGAAAGTCTCCACGCCGGGCGCCGCGTCCGATCCGGCCTGGTCGCCGCTTCTGCCATGA
- the pal gene encoding peptidoglycan-associated lipoprotein Pal encodes MNFAVKAVLAISMLGLAACSNPDQYGSGATGPGGALGPGGAGGITQGGINDPNSPAYFSQTIGDMVHFQVDQSTLTDTARGILSQQASWLVSHPSYTAIIEGHADEQGTREYNLALGARRASAVQEYLISQGVAGNRLRTVSYGKERPLAICSTEECYKKNRRAVTVISQSAVGS; translated from the coding sequence ATGAATTTTGCAGTGAAGGCCGTTCTGGCCATCTCGATGCTGGGCCTCGCGGCCTGTTCGAACCCCGATCAATACGGCTCCGGTGCGACCGGCCCCGGCGGCGCGCTCGGCCCGGGCGGTGCAGGCGGCATCACCCAGGGCGGGATCAACGATCCGAACTCGCCGGCCTATTTCAGCCAGACCATCGGCGACATGGTGCATTTCCAGGTTGACCAGTCGACGCTGACCGACACCGCGCGCGGCATCCTGTCCCAGCAGGCAAGCTGGCTGGTGAGCCACCCGAGCTACACTGCGATCATCGAAGGCCATGCCGACGAGCAGGGCACCCGCGAATACAACCTCGCGCTCGGCGCACGCCGTGCCTCGGCCGTGCAGGAATACCTGATCAGCCAGGGCGTGGCCGGTAACCGTCTGCGCACGGTCTCCTACGGCAAGGAACGCCCGCTGGCGATCTGCTCCACCGAAGAGTGCTACAAGAAGAACCGTCGCGCCGTGACGGTGATCTCGCAATCGGCGGTCGGGAGCTGA
- the ybgF gene encoding tol-pal system protein YbgF, translated as MLRALLLGAAVLAAAPALAQDANRAQTLADIKTELGQLQTEIGSLRQELQASGQAGLQKAGGDSALQRMDSMELSLSHMTDRVEELENKINRVVADGTKRIGDLNFRVCEMEENCDISKLGMAKPLGGDAPTNAPSVTGPAPDSTPGPDLAINEKSDFEAGKKAYEDGDYASAADLLTTFRQTYPGSPLTSDAMYYRGLALQKQGDEAGAARAWLDGFSADPKGSRAADNLLSLGKALGQLGQQSEACTTLGQVSARFPGSSAAGEAQSAQQSLGCQ; from the coding sequence ATGCTGAGAGCTTTGCTTCTCGGCGCGGCTGTTCTGGCAGCCGCGCCCGCGCTGGCTCAGGACGCGAACCGCGCCCAGACGCTGGCGGATATCAAGACCGAACTGGGACAGCTTCAGACCGAGATCGGGAGCCTGCGTCAGGAGCTGCAGGCCTCTGGCCAGGCTGGGCTGCAGAAAGCGGGCGGCGATTCCGCTCTGCAGCGCATGGACTCGATGGAGCTGTCGCTGTCGCATATGACCGACCGCGTCGAAGAGCTGGAAAACAAGATCAACCGCGTCGTCGCCGATGGCACGAAGCGGATCGGCGATCTGAATTTCCGGGTCTGCGAGATGGAAGAGAACTGCGACATTTCGAAGCTGGGCATGGCCAAGCCGCTGGGAGGCGACGCACCGACCAACGCGCCTTCGGTCACTGGCCCCGCGCCGGATTCGACGCCCGGTCCCGATCTCGCGATCAACGAGAAATCGGATTTCGAAGCGGGCAAGAAAGCCTATGAGGATGGCGATTACGCCTCGGCGGCCGATCTTCTCACGACCTTCCGGCAGACCTATCCCGGTTCTCCGTTGACCAGCGACGCGATGTATTATCGCGGTCTCGCGCTGCAAAAGCAGGGCGACGAGGCGGGTGCTGCACGGGCATGGCTCGACGGGTTCTCCGCCGATCCGAAAGGGTCGCGGGCGGCGGACAACCTGCTGTCGCTCGGCAAGGCGCTGGGGCAGCTCGGTCAGCAGAGCGAGGCCTGCACCACGCTGGGTCAGGTGAGCGCACGCTTCCCGGGTTCGTCGGCGGCGGGCGAGGCGCAGAGCGCGCAGCAATCGCTGGGATGCCAGTGA
- the tilS gene encoding tRNA lysidine(34) synthetase TilS produces MTLDDIARHGFDPDAPRRVGVAVSGGSDSMATLVLLAAHFEVAAVTVDHGLRPEAADEAAFVGRFCADRGIAHTVLRWDGASAEGNLMDAARRARLRLIGDWARENEIAHVALGHTANDQAETFLMRLAREAGLEGLSGMRPRFEAEGVTWHRPFLAQTRESLRDHLRAEGITWIDDPSNANDRFERVKARQALGALAPLGVDAQAIAGVTANLSAANAALHRLLMAEVACHVSEASGDLLIDAAGFAAMDPELQRRLIVAALRWVSGAEYAPRAAKVQSLLSEIVLPGDRTLHGCRITSGNDAIRITREAQAAADLRVAVEAGAALWDRWEVTGPAVDVAEVAALGEAGLRQCPDWRDTGLPRASLAASPAIWRGETLVAAPIAGFGAGWRARISRDAFATWLIRR; encoded by the coding sequence GTGACGCTGGACGACATCGCAAGACACGGTTTTGACCCCGATGCGCCCCGGCGCGTCGGGGTTGCCGTTTCCGGGGGCTCGGATTCGATGGCGACGCTGGTGCTGCTGGCTGCGCATTTCGAGGTCGCCGCGGTGACGGTGGATCACGGGCTGCGCCCCGAGGCCGCCGACGAGGCTGCGTTTGTCGGGCGGTTCTGCGCGGATCGCGGCATTGCGCATACCGTCCTGCGCTGGGATGGCGCCAGCGCCGAGGGCAATCTGATGGATGCCGCGCGCCGGGCGCGTTTGCGGCTGATCGGCGATTGGGCGCGCGAAAACGAGATTGCCCATGTTGCGCTGGGGCATACCGCCAACGATCAGGCCGAGACCTTCCTGATGCGGCTCGCCCGCGAGGCGGGGCTGGAGGGGCTGTCGGGCATGCGTCCGCGGTTCGAGGCCGAGGGCGTGACATGGCATCGTCCGTTTCTTGCCCAGACACGCGAGTCGTTGCGCGACCATCTGCGCGCGGAAGGCATCACGTGGATCGACGATCCCTCCAACGCGAATGACCGCTTCGAGCGGGTCAAGGCGCGTCAGGCGCTCGGGGCGCTCGCGCCTTTGGGCGTCGATGCGCAGGCGATCGCCGGCGTGACGGCGAACCTCTCGGCTGCGAATGCGGCGCTGCACCGGTTGCTGATGGCGGAGGTCGCATGTCACGTCTCCGAGGCGTCGGGCGATCTGCTGATCGATGCGGCGGGCTTCGCCGCGATGGATCCGGAATTGCAACGTCGCCTGATCGTGGCTGCGCTGCGCTGGGTCTCCGGGGCGGAGTATGCGCCGCGCGCCGCGAAGGTGCAGAGCCTGCTGTCGGAGATCGTGCTGCCCGGCGACCGTACCCTGCATGGTTGCCGCATCACCTCCGGCAATGACGCGATCCGCATTACCCGCGAGGCGCAGGCCGCGGCCGATCTGCGCGTGGCTGTCGAAGCTGGCGCCGCGCTTTGGGACCGCTGGGAGGTCACCGGGCCCGCAGTGGACGTGGCGGAAGTCGCGGCGCTGGGGGAGGCGGGATTGCGCCAATGCCCCGACTGGCGCGACACCGGCCTTCCGCGTGCCTCGCTTGCCGCAAGTCCCGCCATTTGGCGCGGCGAGACGCTTGTCGCGGCGCCGATCGCGGGCTTTGGCGCGGGCTGGCGGGCGCGGATTTCCCGCGACGCATTCGCCACTTGGCTAATTCGACGTTGA
- the ftsH gene encoding ATP-dependent zinc metalloprotease FtsH: MGNARNLAFWAVLFLLILALFNLFGDGQSSMNSSQATYSEFMDAVDKGEVKNVRLDGEEVRYQLADGTSFTTIKPMEDQIAEKLIDKGIAVSVVKQQQSGFMSLLGVWLPFLVLIGIWIFFMNRMQGGGKGGAMGFGKSKAKLLTEKHGRVTFDDVAGIDEAKEELEEIVEFLRNPQKFSRLGGKIPKGALLVGPPGTGKTLLARAIAGEAGVPFFTISGSDFVEMFVGVGASRVRDMFEQAKKNAPCIVFIDEIDAVGRARGVGIGGGNDEREQTLNQLLVEMDGFEANEGIIIIAATNRKDVLDPALLRPGRFDRQIHVPNPDIKGREKILTVHSRKVPVGPDVDLRTIARGTPGFSGADLMNLVNEAALMAARVGRRFVSMEDFENAKDKVMLGVERRSMVLTPEQKEMTAYHEAGHAIVGLSLPKCDPVYKATIIPRGQALGMVVSLPEMDKLNYHKDEAKQKITMTMAGKAAEILKWGEEHVSNGPAGDIQQASAIARAMVMRWGMSEKVGNIDYAEAHEGYQGNTAGFSVSTKTKELIEEEVRGLIEDGYQEARRILTERIEDWERLAQGLLEYETLTGDEIKKVLSGEPLGGDDDDSSSGSLPSVTALPKTSKKKDQGDGGAETTPEPSA; encoded by the coding sequence TTGGGTAATGCGCGCAATCTGGCCTTTTGGGCGGTGCTGTTCCTGCTGATTTTAGCCCTGTTCAACCTTTTCGGTGATGGGCAATCTTCGATGAACTCGTCCCAAGCGACCTACTCGGAGTTCATGGACGCCGTCGATAAAGGCGAGGTGAAGAACGTTCGCCTCGATGGCGAAGAGGTGCGCTACCAGCTCGCCGATGGCACAAGCTTCACCACCATCAAGCCGATGGAAGATCAGATCGCAGAGAAGCTGATCGACAAGGGCATCGCGGTGAGCGTCGTCAAGCAACAGCAGTCGGGCTTCATGTCGCTGCTGGGCGTCTGGCTTCCCTTCCTCGTGCTGATCGGCATCTGGATCTTCTTCATGAACCGGATGCAGGGCGGCGGCAAAGGCGGCGCGATGGGCTTCGGCAAGTCCAAGGCGAAGCTCCTGACCGAGAAACATGGCCGCGTGACGTTCGACGACGTGGCGGGTATCGACGAAGCCAAGGAAGAACTCGAAGAGATCGTGGAATTCCTGCGCAACCCGCAGAAATTCTCGCGCCTCGGCGGCAAGATCCCGAAAGGCGCGCTGCTGGTTGGCCCTCCGGGTACCGGTAAGACGCTTCTGGCCCGCGCCATTGCGGGCGAGGCGGGCGTGCCCTTCTTTACCATTTCGGGCTCCGACTTCGTCGAGATGTTCGTGGGTGTGGGTGCATCCCGTGTCCGCGACATGTTCGAGCAGGCCAAGAAGAACGCGCCCTGCATCGTCTTCATCGACGAGATCGACGCAGTGGGCCGTGCCCGTGGTGTCGGCATCGGCGGCGGCAATGACGAGCGCGAACAGACCCTCAACCAGCTTCTGGTCGAGATGGACGGCTTCGAGGCTAATGAAGGCATCATCATCATCGCGGCGACGAACCGTAAAGACGTGCTCGACCCCGCGCTGCTGCGTCCGGGCCGCTTCGACCGTCAAATCCACGTGCCGAACCCCGACATCAAGGGCCGCGAGAAGATCCTGACGGTTCACTCGCGCAAAGTGCCGGTGGGGCCGGATGTCGACCTGCGCACCATCGCGCGCGGCACGCCGGGCTTCTCGGGCGCCGACCTGATGAACCTCGTGAACGAAGCCGCGCTGATGGCGGCCCGCGTCGGGCGTCGCTTCGTCTCGATGGAAGATTTCGAGAACGCCAAGGACAAGGTGATGCTGGGTGTCGAGCGCCGCTCGATGGTGCTCACCCCCGAGCAGAAGGAAATGACCGCCTATCACGAGGCCGGTCACGCCATCGTCGGCCTGTCGCTGCCGAAATGCGATCCGGTCTACAAGGCAACGATCATTCCGCGCGGTCAGGCCTTGGGTATGGTCGTCTCGCTGCCCGAGATGGACAAGCTCAACTACCACAAGGACGAGGCCAAGCAGAAGATCACCATGACCATGGCGGGCAAGGCAGCCGAGATCCTGAAATGGGGCGAAGAGCATGTCTCGAACGGCCCCGCGGGTGACATTCAGCAGGCGTCGGCGATTGCCCGCGCCATGGTGATGCGCTGGGGCATGTCCGAGAAGGTCGGCAATATCGACTATGCCGAGGCGCATGAGGGCTATCAGGGCAACACCGCTGGCTTCTCGGTCTCGACCAAGACGAAAGAGCTGATCGAGGAAGAGGTGCGCGGCCTGATCGAAGACGGCTACCAAGAGGCGCGCCGTATCCTGACCGAGCGGATCGAGGATTGGGAACGTCTGGCTCAAGGCCTTCTGGAATACGAAACCCTCACCGGCGACGAGATCAAGAAGGTCCTCTCCGGAGAGCCGCTGGGCGGTGACGACGACGACAGCTCCTCGGGGAGCCTGCCGTCGGTGACCGCGCTGCCCAAAACGTCCAAGAAGAAGGATCAGGGCGACGGCGGGGCGGAAACCACCCCCGAGCCTTCGGCCTGA
- a CDS encoding methyltransferase domain-containing protein encodes MVTRDASVPGAADWDPDAYARFRNLRLRPALDLLARVPQLPERGKIIDLGCGNGAVAEALNHHYPKRKIVGVDNSEAMLKRAAATGAYHHCDLVDISEWAPNKPPAMIFSNAALHWLPDHATLFPRLAGELREGGVLAVQMPAQHGAPSHRILRELSQEMFPDRFNFAGWVPPVAPAVDYAKMLSPLGEVDIWHTEYLQQLEPTPGAHPVRRFTESTAMRPFLRLLGDTEAQVLIERYETALETVYPLRDDGSVFFPFRRLFVVLSKRG; translated from the coding sequence ATGGTCACGCGTGACGCTTCAGTGCCGGGCGCAGCCGATTGGGATCCAGACGCTTATGCGCGGTTCCGCAATCTGAGGCTGCGCCCGGCACTCGACCTTCTGGCCCGGGTGCCGCAACTGCCCGAGCGCGGCAAGATCATCGATCTGGGCTGCGGCAACGGCGCGGTGGCCGAGGCGCTGAACCACCATTACCCCAAACGCAAGATCGTGGGCGTCGACAATTCCGAGGCGATGCTGAAGCGCGCCGCGGCGACAGGCGCCTATCACCACTGCGATCTGGTCGACATTTCCGAATGGGCGCCCAACAAGCCGCCGGCGATGATCTTCTCGAACGCCGCGCTGCATTGGCTGCCCGATCACGCAACGCTCTTCCCGCGTCTGGCCGGAGAGCTGCGCGAGGGCGGCGTTCTGGCGGTGCAGATGCCCGCCCAGCATGGCGCGCCGTCGCATCGCATCCTGCGCGAGCTGTCGCAGGAGATGTTCCCCGACCGGTTCAACTTCGCGGGCTGGGTGCCGCCCGTGGCCCCGGCGGTGGATTACGCGAAAATGCTGAGCCCCTTGGGCGAGGTCGACATCTGGCACACCGAATATCTGCAGCAGCTGGAGCCCACGCCGGGCGCGCATCCGGTCCGCCGCTTCACGGAAAGCACGGCGATGCGTCCTTTCCTGCGACTCCTAGGCGACACTGAAGCGCAGGTTCTCATCGAACGCTATGAAACCGCGCTCGAGACGGTTTATCCTCTGCGGGACGACGGCAGCGTCTTTTTTCCGTTCCGTCGTCTGTTTGTCGTCTTGTCAAAGAGGGGCTGA
- a CDS encoding MOSC domain-containing protein has translation MAALKPTQYQGEVVWLGLVTTEGQLTSTPVEEIDFTFDGPVGELHGGRTRPSCSRVTDQHPKGTEIANVRQLTILSAEELAETAFAMGVPEIDPSWVGATIVLRGLPDLTHIPPSARLQNETGLTFVVDMENRPCVLPGRVIEEHHPEKGKRYKPAAQGRRGVTAWVERPGRLVVGETLRLHIPDQRAWELMDEVR, from the coding sequence ATGGCCGCGCTGAAACCCACGCAATATCAAGGGGAGGTCGTCTGGCTCGGGCTGGTGACCACCGAGGGGCAACTGACCTCGACCCCGGTCGAAGAGATCGACTTCACCTTCGACGGTCCCGTGGGAGAGCTGCATGGCGGGCGCACGCGTCCTTCCTGCTCGCGCGTGACCGATCAGCATCCCAAGGGCACCGAGATCGCCAATGTCCGCCAGCTAACGATCCTCTCGGCGGAGGAACTGGCCGAGACTGCCTTCGCGATGGGCGTTCCGGAGATCGATCCCTCTTGGGTCGGCGCGACGATCGTGCTGCGCGGCCTGCCGGACCTGACCCATATCCCGCCCTCGGCGCGGCTGCAGAACGAGACGGGGCTGACCTTCGTGGTGGATATGGAGAACCGCCCCTGTGTCCTGCCGGGCCGGGTGATCGAAGAGCACCATCCCGAGAAGGGCAAGCGCTACAAACCCGCAGCCCAAGGCCGGCGCGGCGTGACCGCATGGGTCGAACGTCCCGGCCGTCTGGTCGTGGGCGAAACCCTGCGGCTGCATATTCCCGATCAGCGCGCCTGGGAGCTGATGGACGAGGTCCGCTGA